A region from the Drosophila takahashii strain IR98-3 E-12201 chromosome 2L, DtakHiC1v2, whole genome shotgun sequence genome encodes:
- the Spn28B gene encoding serine protease inhibitor 42Dd yields MKYLILIFLASTVACRFSDDFYRILSKENAKRNLITSPLSVEIVMSMIYMAAGGKTARELRNSLKLPKDKEEVANRYREFLTNLKNGKKSVTLRLANRIYVNGKYSLVPEFNQMVKKYFKAKAKTISLEDPEKAAKIVNKWVSNQTHGKIRSLVSPSDMNPYLSAILVNAIYFEGLWKYEFKADQTHVADFHVSAKEIVPVEMMTLSKPLFSAYLGDLDAKVIELPYRKTNLSMRIFLPNRVDGLCELEEKIVGFSRPLQKNTVNVKLPKFKIEFRAQLRGTLQKLGIQDAFKDSADFEGLVVGSSVKIDNVVQKAFLKVDEKGTEAAAATGVLIRRKKSVDIVHPMEFIADHPFAYTIHDRNTIYFQGHIVKPQW; encoded by the exons ATGAAATACTTGA TTCTGATTTTTTTGGCCTCGACAGTGGCTTGTCGGTTCagtgatgatttttatagaattttgtcCAAGGAGAACGCAAAACGAAACCTCATTACTTCGCCACTCTCCGTAGAGATTGTTATGAGCATGATCTATATGGCAGCAGGTGGAAAAACGGCCCGAGAACTACGAAACTCGCTGAAATTGCCAAAGGATAAAGAAGAAGTGGCCAATCGTTACAGggagtttttaacaaatctTAAGAATGGTAAAAAGTCCGTCACCCTGCGGCTGGCAAACCGCATATACGTCAATGGAAAATATAGCCTTGTTCCGGAATTTAATCAGATGGTTAAAAAGTACTTCAAGGCCAAAGCTAAGACAATCAGTCTAGAAGATCCAGAAAAGGCGGCTAAGATAGTCAATAAATGGGTATCAAATCAGACGCATGGAAAGATACGGAGTTTAGTTTCACCTAGTGACATGAATCCCTATCTTAGCGCAATTTTGGTAAACGCAATTtacttcgagggtctgtggaAATATGAGTTCAAGGCTGACCAAACTCATGTAGCTGATTTCCATGTATCAGCTAAGGAAATCGTTCCTGTCGAAATGATGACATTGTCAAAACCCCTATTTTCGGCCTATTTGGGCGACTTGGATGCCAAGGTAATCGAACTGCCGTATCGGAAAACAAATCTTTCGATGCGCATTTTTCTGCCCAACAGAGTCGATGGACTATGCGAATTGGAAGAGAAAATTGTGGGGTTTTCCAGACCTCTGCAGAAAAATACTGTTAATGTAAAGCTTCCCAAgttcaaaattgaatttaggGCACAACTAAGGGGCACTCTTCAAAAG TTGGGTATCCAAGATGCTTTTAAAGATTCTGCGGATTTTGAAGGCCTAGTTGTGGGATCTAGTGTCAAGATTGATAATGTTGTCCAAAAAGCCTTCCTAAAGGTCGATGAGAAGGGCACCGAGGCCGCTGCTGCAACAG GGGTACTTATTCGTAGAAAAAAGTCTGTTGATATTGTTCATCCCATGGAGTTTATAGCCGACCATCCGTTTGCCTACACAATTCATGATCGAAATACTATTTACTTTCAGGGCCACATCGTTAAACCCCAGTGGTAA